The following proteins come from a genomic window of Achromobacter deleyi:
- a CDS encoding DUF4105 domain-containing protein, producing MAPVSDPARPGRAWRCLRVLGRIALSLLMLFSMAWACLAFWCQRPSANWGKGVLMLAWVALGLYALLRLWHGTGRLRRRPALWAYLLALLALAAWWQGIAPSNDRVWADDVARTLRGSVAGSIVTLDNVRDFKWRSDTDYTPRWETRVYDLATLQSVDMALSYWDGPAIAHTLVSFGFADGRHVVFSVEIRKERGEQFSELGGFFKKFELSVVAADERDVLYVRAGPRAENVYLYPVKMPVDAMRELFLSYLRTANGLADTPRFYHTVTANCTTLVYRMVRAIVPGLPLDYRILLSGYLPEYLYDQGGLDTSLPLQTLRERGFVGIPPILGEDSIGFSRTIRRHLRAEPSGSAP from the coding sequence ATGGCGCCGGTGTCTGACCCCGCGCGGCCCGGCCGGGCCTGGCGCTGCCTGCGGGTGCTGGGCCGGATCGCGCTCAGCCTGCTGATGCTGTTCTCCATGGCCTGGGCCTGCCTGGCGTTCTGGTGCCAGAGGCCCTCGGCCAACTGGGGCAAGGGCGTGCTGATGCTGGCGTGGGTCGCCCTGGGGCTGTATGCGTTGCTGCGGCTATGGCATGGCACCGGCCGCCTGCGGCGCCGGCCCGCGCTGTGGGCCTACCTGCTGGCGTTGCTGGCGCTGGCGGCGTGGTGGCAGGGCATCGCTCCGTCCAACGACCGGGTCTGGGCCGACGACGTCGCGCGGACGCTGCGCGGCAGCGTCGCCGGCAGCATCGTTACGCTGGACAACGTGCGCGACTTCAAATGGCGCTCGGACACCGACTACACGCCGCGCTGGGAAACCCGCGTCTACGACCTCGCCACCCTGCAGTCGGTCGACATGGCGCTGTCGTACTGGGATGGCCCGGCCATCGCCCACACGCTGGTGTCCTTCGGCTTTGCCGACGGCCGCCATGTCGTCTTCTCGGTCGAGATCCGCAAGGAGCGCGGCGAGCAGTTCTCGGAGCTGGGCGGCTTTTTCAAGAAATTCGAACTGAGCGTGGTGGCGGCCGATGAGCGCGACGTGCTCTACGTTCGCGCCGGCCCGCGCGCCGAGAACGTCTATCTCTATCCCGTGAAGATGCCGGTGGATGCGATGCGCGAGCTGTTCCTGTCGTACCTGCGCACGGCCAACGGGCTGGCCGACACGCCGCGCTTCTATCACACGGTCACCGCCAACTGCACCACGCTGGTCTACCGCATGGTGCGGGCCATCGTGCCCGGCCTGCCGCTGGATTACCGGATCCTGTTGTCCGGCTATCTGCCCGAATACCTCTACGACCAGGGCGGCCTCGATACCAGCCTGCCGTTGCAGACCCTGCGAGAGCGCGGTTTCGTCGGCATTCCGCCGATCCTGGGCGAGGATTCCATCGGCTTCTCGCGCACCATCCGCCGCCACCTGCGCGCCGAGCCGAGCGGGAGCGCGCCATGA
- a CDS encoding MarC family NAAT transporter, which produces MIDDLVQLGKLVSLGLALMLPLANPLTSMTMLLSLGQHIPYKERERQIRQAACYVVGIMLVTYYAGAWIMATFGISIPGLRIAGGLIVVSIGFSMLFPSATAAASDEREADVAADVAIHRQVPNIAFVPLALPGTAGPGTIAMIISAASTVGSEAASEYPAWTIAVTPIIVFALLGLLFWICLRSAGRIVALIGNGGVEAISRIMGFLLVCMGVQFVINGVLEIVSQHGAGV; this is translated from the coding sequence ATGATTGATGATCTGGTTCAACTGGGCAAGCTGGTCAGCCTGGGCCTGGCGCTGATGCTGCCGTTGGCAAATCCCCTGACCTCCATGACCATGCTGCTGTCCCTGGGGCAGCACATTCCCTACAAAGAGCGCGAACGCCAGATCCGGCAGGCCGCCTGTTATGTCGTGGGCATCATGCTGGTCACGTACTACGCCGGCGCCTGGATCATGGCCACCTTCGGCATCTCGATTCCGGGCCTGCGCATCGCCGGCGGCCTGATCGTCGTCAGCATCGGCTTCAGCATGTTGTTTCCGTCGGCCACCGCCGCGGCCAGCGACGAGCGCGAAGCCGACGTGGCCGCCGACGTGGCCATCCACCGGCAGGTGCCCAACATCGCCTTCGTGCCGCTGGCGCTGCCGGGCACGGCGGGGCCGGGCACCATCGCCATGATCATCAGCGCGGCCTCGACCGTGGGCAGCGAGGCCGCCAGCGAATATCCCGCCTGGACCATCGCCGTCACGCCGATCATCGTCTTCGCGCTGCTGGGCCTGCTGTTCTGGATCTGCCTGCGCTCGGCCGGCCGCATCGTCGCCCTGATCGGCAACGGCGGGGTCGAGGCCATCTCGCGCATCATGGGCTTCCTGCTGGTGTGCATGGGGGTGCAGTTCGTCATCAACGGCGTGCTGGAAATCGTGAGCCAGCATGGCGCCGGTGTCTGA
- a CDS encoding amidase → MNPQSNTAPALAVEPGFFAGRRLADLQDAMRQGALDAEALVRHAAAAIERLNPVVNAFVHVDVEAALAAARALDAERARGQVRGPLHGIPVAIKDNVDTGDMPTTMGAAHFLGHRPEADAECVALLRAAGAIVIGKTLTHEFAYGPTGDRSVQGASRNPWRTSQITGGSSAGSAAAVAAGMVPVALGTDTGGSVRVPSALCGLVGFKPTHGRVSARGLFPLAPSIEDAGVLANHVEDAQVFMQALSGGAIGLGVDPGPAAPRMMWVPNAPFAIDDAAVTACARAAAERFGGVLLDGAEVTRHARALQAALGAVQRSEAYEVHAERVEQEPGKYDPEVLERLRASRPVQGWEYVRALKTRAHLRTVFAGIFERVDVLALPAVAITAPALQQRSVAGPGSAGVRETLLGLTNPWNLLGLPAIALPAGWVDGLPVGLQLVAADGADERLLALAARHWRRP, encoded by the coding sequence ATGAACCCGCAATCGAATACCGCCCCGGCCCTGGCCGTCGAACCCGGTTTCTTCGCCGGCCGCAGGCTGGCCGACCTGCAGGACGCCATGCGCCAGGGCGCGCTGGACGCCGAGGCGCTGGTGCGCCACGCGGCCGCGGCCATCGAGCGCCTGAACCCGGTCGTCAACGCCTTCGTGCACGTCGACGTCGAGGCCGCGCTGGCCGCGGCCCGCGCGCTGGACGCCGAGCGCGCCCGGGGCCAGGTGCGCGGACCGCTGCACGGCATCCCCGTCGCCATCAAGGACAACGTCGACACCGGCGACATGCCCACCACCATGGGCGCGGCGCACTTCCTCGGCCATCGGCCCGAGGCCGACGCCGAGTGCGTGGCCTTGCTGCGCGCGGCCGGCGCCATCGTCATCGGCAAGACCCTGACGCATGAATTCGCCTACGGCCCCACCGGCGACCGCAGCGTGCAGGGCGCTTCGCGCAACCCCTGGCGCACCAGCCAGATCACCGGCGGCTCCAGCGCCGGCAGCGCGGCCGCGGTCGCGGCCGGCATGGTGCCGGTGGCGCTGGGCACCGACACCGGCGGCTCGGTGCGCGTGCCGTCGGCACTGTGCGGCCTGGTGGGCTTCAAGCCGACCCATGGCCGGGTCTCGGCGCGCGGGCTGTTCCCGCTGGCGCCCAGCATCGAGGACGCCGGCGTGCTGGCCAACCACGTCGAGGACGCGCAGGTCTTCATGCAGGCCCTGAGCGGCGGCGCGATCGGGCTGGGCGTCGATCCCGGTCCGGCCGCGCCGCGCATGATGTGGGTGCCGAACGCGCCGTTCGCCATCGACGACGCGGCGGTCACCGCGTGCGCGCGGGCCGCGGCCGAGCGCTTCGGCGGCGTGCTGCTCGATGGCGCCGAGGTCACGCGCCACGCCCGCGCCTTGCAGGCCGCCCTGGGCGCGGTGCAGCGTTCGGAAGCCTACGAAGTGCACGCCGAGCGGGTCGAGCAGGAACCCGGCAAATACGATCCCGAGGTGCTGGAGCGCCTGCGCGCGTCGCGCCCGGTGCAAGGTTGGGAGTACGTGCGCGCGCTCAAGACGCGCGCCCATCTGCGCACGGTGTTCGCCGGGATCTTCGAGCGGGTGGACGTGCTGGCGCTGCCGGCGGTGGCGATCACCGCGCCCGCGCTGCAGCAGCGCAGCGTGGCCGGCCCCGGCAGCGCCGGGGTGCGCGAGACCCTGCTGGGCCTGACCAATCCCTGGAACCTGCTGGGCCTGCCCGCCATCGCCTTGCCGGCCGGCTGGGTCGACGGATTGCCGGTGGGCCTGCAACTGGTGGCGGCCGACGGCGCCGACGAGCGCCTGCTGGCGCTGGCGGCGCGCCACTGGCGCCGGCCCTAG
- a CDS encoding MFS transporter: MVVLLALINYIDRGAMSYAAAHITGEYGLDRGDWGAVLGYFGYGYMVGALFGGMLADRFGPRKVWIVAGVTWSIFEIATAWAGDFGLAFLGGSALAGFATIRILFGAAEGPAYSIINKTIANWATPRERGFVVGFGLLSTPLGALLTAPVAVGLLSLTGSWRAMFYILGAAGLIVLVLFMRIFTDRPDTNPRVSPAELREIQAARAEQAAAQGDAPALPWWSFFRSKTLLLNTLGYFSFNYVNFLLLTWTPKYLQDTFGYSLSSLWYMGMIPWTGACVTVLLGGRISDMLARRTGNLKIARSWFAAGCLLATTLCFLLVSQAQSVFAVIALMTLANALNAMPNSVYWAVVIDTAPASRVGTFSGLMHFFANIASILAPTLTGYLAVRHGYSVMFVAASVATAVGMIAMLQVRPGVGPRLPASRQGAVQ; this comes from the coding sequence ATGGTCGTGCTGCTGGCACTGATCAACTACATCGATCGCGGCGCCATGTCCTACGCCGCCGCCCACATCACCGGCGAGTACGGCCTGGACCGCGGCGACTGGGGCGCCGTGCTGGGCTACTTCGGCTACGGCTACATGGTCGGCGCGCTGTTCGGCGGCATGCTGGCCGACCGCTTCGGCCCGCGCAAGGTCTGGATCGTGGCCGGCGTGACCTGGTCGATCTTCGAGATCGCCACCGCCTGGGCCGGCGACTTCGGCCTGGCCTTCCTGGGCGGCTCGGCGCTGGCGGGCTTCGCCACCATCCGCATCCTGTTCGGCGCGGCCGAAGGCCCGGCGTACTCCATCATCAACAAGACCATCGCCAACTGGGCCACGCCGCGCGAACGCGGCTTCGTGGTCGGCTTCGGCCTGCTCAGCACGCCGCTGGGCGCCTTGCTGACGGCGCCGGTGGCGGTGGGCCTGCTGAGCCTGACCGGCAGCTGGCGCGCCATGTTCTACATCCTGGGCGCGGCCGGCCTGATCGTGCTGGTGCTGTTCATGCGCATCTTCACCGACCGGCCCGACACCAACCCGCGCGTGTCGCCGGCCGAACTGCGCGAGATCCAGGCGGCGCGCGCCGAGCAGGCCGCCGCGCAGGGCGACGCGCCCGCGCTGCCGTGGTGGAGCTTCTTTCGCAGCAAGACCCTGCTCTTGAACACCCTGGGCTATTTCTCGTTCAACTACGTCAACTTCCTGCTGCTGACCTGGACCCCCAAGTACCTGCAGGACACCTTCGGCTACAGCCTGTCCTCGCTCTGGTACATGGGCATGATTCCCTGGACCGGCGCCTGCGTCACCGTGCTGCTGGGCGGCCGCATTTCCGACATGCTGGCCAGGCGCACTGGCAACCTGAAGATCGCCCGCAGCTGGTTCGCCGCCGGCTGCCTGCTGGCCACCACGCTGTGCTTCCTGTTGGTGTCGCAGGCGCAGTCGGTGTTCGCCGTGATCGCGCTGATGACGCTGGCCAACGCGCTCAACGCCATGCCCAACTCGGTCTACTGGGCCGTGGTGATCGACACCGCGCCCGCCAGCCGCGTCGGCACCTTCAGCGGCCTGATGCACTTTTTCGCCAACATCGCCTCGATCCTGGCGCCCACGCTGACCGGTTACCTGGCCGTGCGCCACGGTTATTCGGTGATGTTCGTGGCCGCCTCGGTCGCCACCGCGGTGGGTATGATCGCCATGTTGCAGGTGCGCCCGGGCGTCGGTCCGCGCCTGCCCGCCAGCCGCCAGGGAGCCGTGCAATGA
- a CDS encoding LacI family DNA-binding transcriptional regulator, translated as MNKSRPVTLQSLARQLGLNVSTVSRVLNGSDDDARAAAAPDTVKRVRALAAELQYRTNPHAASLKTRRSRTIGVLVPRLSDMVLATIYEGVDEAAAEHGYLTFVSNTQDEPDKQRKLIDMALARRVDGLILGDAHSHDGAAPNPLLAELAQRDVPFVLVSRHADDHCAVTCDDIEGGRLAAEHLLAMGHRRIAVMVGEPFASTGRDRSAGFFAACARHGVEVPADWRIESPFDTDAGRHVGARLLAGPDRPTAIFAVNDFLAVGVMGAAREQGLEAGRDVAVVGYNDTPLAGALPIGLTTVHSPMHQMGRLGLELLLQKIDGGAPGSVRLAPSLVVRGSSDRPIPG; from the coding sequence ATGAACAAATCCCGCCCTGTCACGCTGCAAAGCCTGGCGCGGCAGCTCGGTCTGAACGTGTCGACCGTGTCCCGCGTCCTCAACGGTTCCGACGACGACGCGCGCGCCGCCGCCGCGCCGGACACGGTCAAGCGGGTCCGGGCGCTGGCCGCCGAACTGCAATATCGGACCAACCCCCACGCGGCCAGCCTCAAGACGCGCCGCAGCCGCACCATCGGCGTGCTGGTGCCGCGCCTGTCGGACATGGTGCTGGCCACGATCTACGAAGGCGTGGACGAGGCCGCGGCCGAACACGGCTACCTGACCTTCGTCTCCAACACCCAGGACGAGCCCGACAAGCAGCGCAAGCTGATCGACATGGCGCTGGCGCGGCGCGTGGACGGCCTGATCCTGGGCGACGCCCACAGCCACGACGGCGCGGCGCCCAATCCGCTGCTGGCCGAGCTGGCGCAACGCGACGTGCCGTTCGTGCTGGTCAGCCGCCACGCCGACGACCACTGCGCCGTGACGTGCGACGACATCGAAGGCGGCCGCCTGGCCGCCGAACACCTGCTGGCCATGGGCCACCGGCGCATCGCGGTGATGGTGGGCGAACCGTTCGCCAGCACCGGCCGCGACCGCTCGGCGGGCTTTTTCGCCGCCTGTGCGCGCCACGGCGTCGAGGTGCCCGCCGACTGGCGCATCGAAAGCCCGTTCGACACCGACGCCGGCCGCCACGTGGGCGCGCGCCTGCTGGCCGGCCCGGACCGCCCCACCGCCATCTTCGCGGTCAACGACTTCCTGGCGGTCGGCGTGATGGGCGCGGCGCGCGAACAGGGCCTGGAGGCCGGCCGCGACGTCGCCGTGGTGGGCTACAACGACACGCCGCTGGCGGGCGCCCTGCCCATCGGCCTGACCACCGTCCACTCGCCCATGCATCAGATGGGACGGCTGGGACTGGAACTGCTGCTGCAGAAGATCGACGGCGGCGCACCGGGCAGCGTGCGGCTGGCGCCGTCGCTGGTGGTGCGCGGCAGCAGCGATCGGCCGATACCAGGCTGA
- a CDS encoding class I SAM-dependent methyltransferase, protein MPAHDPFDLIAHNQAAWDQLAAQDCEWSRPVTPDIIAAARRGDWAVRLTPGPLPAGWLDEVKGLAILCLASAGGQQAPVLAAAGADVTVFDLSERQLAQDRAVASRDGLALATVQGDMRDLSAFADQSFDVVFHPISNLYVPDVRPVWRECFRVLRPGGSLLSSFYNPVVFVGDRDPRYAQDGLIRPVHALPYADTAALDADALQAKRDRGEALVFGHSLQDQIGGQLDAGFLLAGFHEDRQPRPRFLIDRYLPTFLATRALKPARR, encoded by the coding sequence ATGCCCGCACACGATCCGTTCGACCTCATTGCCCACAACCAGGCCGCCTGGGACCAGCTCGCCGCGCAAGACTGCGAGTGGTCGCGCCCCGTCACCCCCGACATCATCGCCGCCGCCCGCCGCGGCGACTGGGCCGTGCGCCTGACGCCCGGCCCGTTGCCGGCCGGCTGGCTCGACGAGGTGAAGGGCCTGGCCATCCTCTGCCTGGCGTCCGCCGGCGGCCAGCAGGCGCCGGTGCTGGCCGCGGCCGGCGCCGACGTCACCGTGTTCGACCTGTCCGAGCGCCAGCTGGCGCAGGACCGCGCCGTGGCGTCCCGCGACGGCCTGGCGCTGGCCACCGTGCAGGGCGACATGCGCGACCTGTCGGCGTTTGCCGACCAGTCCTTCGATGTGGTGTTCCACCCGATCTCCAACCTCTACGTGCCCGACGTGCGGCCGGTGTGGCGCGAGTGCTTTCGCGTGCTGCGGCCCGGCGGCAGCCTGCTGTCCAGTTTCTACAACCCGGTGGTGTTCGTCGGCGACCGCGACCCGCGCTATGCGCAGGACGGATTGATCCGGCCGGTGCATGCCCTGCCGTACGCGGACACCGCGGCGCTTGACGCGGACGCGTTGCAGGCCAAGCGCGACCGCGGCGAGGCGCTGGTGTTCGGCCACAGCCTGCAGGACCAGATCGGCGGCCAGCTCGACGCCGGCTTCCTGCTGGCCGGTTTCCATGAAGACCGCCAGCCACGGCCGCGCTTCCTGATCGATCGCTACCTGCCGACGTTCCTGGCGACGCGCGCGCTCAAGCCGGCGCGGCGCTGA
- a CDS encoding ABC transporter ATP-binding protein, translating to MSELLQVRNLVKRFDSGGGWLGGPRQTVRAVNDVSFSVARGQSLGLVGESGCGKSTVARTLLRLIEPDEGGIVFDGHDIRQAGAAALRALRQRIQIVFQDPYASLNPRRTVRQALAEPLRVHRRGDAAWIRAKVEQTIQEVGLPLSALDRYPHEFSGGQRQRIGIARALVLDPELIVADEPVSALDVSVQAQILQLLERLKRDRGLSFVFVSHDLGVVRHFCDTVCVMYLGRIIERGPTAQVLDRPLHPYSRVLRDSSPVPDPRARIRLARIEGEIPAPTHLPPGCAFHPRCARAQADCKQQAPALAGAGERTVACFHPLEAERTVG from the coding sequence ATGAGCGAGTTGTTGCAGGTACGCAATCTGGTCAAGCGCTTCGACAGCGGCGGCGGCTGGCTGGGCGGGCCCCGGCAGACGGTGCGGGCGGTCAACGATGTGTCGTTCAGCGTCGCGCGCGGCCAGTCGCTGGGGCTGGTGGGCGAGTCCGGCTGCGGCAAATCGACGGTGGCGCGCACCCTGCTGCGCCTGATCGAGCCGGACGAGGGCGGCATCGTGTTCGACGGCCACGACATCCGCCAGGCCGGCGCGGCCGCGTTGCGGGCGCTGCGCCAGCGCATCCAGATCGTGTTCCAGGATCCCTATGCCTCGCTCAACCCACGCCGCACCGTGCGCCAGGCCCTGGCCGAGCCGCTGCGCGTGCACCGCCGCGGAGACGCGGCCTGGATCCGCGCCAAGGTCGAGCAGACCATCCAGGAAGTGGGGCTGCCGCTGTCGGCGCTGGACCGCTATCCGCACGAGTTCTCCGGCGGCCAGCGCCAGCGCATCGGCATCGCCCGCGCGCTGGTGCTGGACCCGGAACTGATCGTGGCCGACGAGCCGGTATCGGCGCTGGACGTATCGGTGCAGGCGCAGATCCTGCAACTGCTGGAACGGCTCAAGCGCGACCGCGGCCTGTCGTTCGTGTTCGTCTCGCACGACCTGGGCGTGGTGCGCCATTTCTGCGATACGGTCTGCGTCATGTACCTGGGCCGCATCATCGAGCGCGGGCCCACCGCGCAGGTGCTGGACCGGCCGCTGCATCCCTACAGCCGGGTGCTGCGCGATTCCTCGCCGGTGCCCGACCCGCGGGCGCGCATCCGGCTGGCGCGCATCGAAGGCGAGATTCCCGCGCCCACGCACCTGCCGCCGGGCTGCGCTTTCCATCCGCGCTGCGCCCGGGCGCAGGCCGATTGCAAGCAGCAGGCGCCGGCGCTGGCGGGGGCAGGGGAGCGCACGGTGGCCTGTTTCCATCCGCTGGAGGCCGAGCGGACGGTGGGGTAG
- a CDS encoding ABC transporter ATP-binding protein yields the protein MNPETQAPVLELRALRTEFRAGGAWHAAVRDVSLSVGRNETLAVVGESGSGKSVTALSVLRLLPGAGARHGGGQVLLDGQDLTALSEKQMSKLRGEAIAMIFQEPMTSLNPTMTVGDQIAEAIRLHRRVSWKEARRQALAVLEEVKIPAAARRFGDYPHQFSGGMRQRVMIAMALACKPRVLLADEPTTALDVTIQAQILSLLSDLKEAHGMAVLFITHNLGVVAQIADRVAVMYAGEVVETADVDTLFARPTHPYTEALLRAMPRVDADNQELESIPGGVPAITAMPAGCAFAPRCRLRQARCESSRPPLAAIGQGHQVRCVVRAEPYKDVA from the coding sequence ATGAATCCAGAGACCCAAGCTCCCGTGCTGGAACTGCGCGCGCTGCGCACCGAATTCCGCGCCGGCGGCGCCTGGCATGCCGCGGTGCGCGACGTGTCGCTCAGCGTCGGCCGCAACGAAACCCTGGCGGTGGTGGGCGAATCCGGCAGCGGCAAGAGCGTGACCGCGCTGTCGGTGCTGCGCCTCTTGCCCGGCGCCGGCGCGCGCCATGGCGGCGGCCAGGTGCTGCTGGATGGCCAGGACCTGACGGCCCTGTCCGAGAAGCAGATGAGCAAGCTGCGCGGCGAGGCCATCGCCATGATCTTCCAGGAACCGATGACGTCGCTGAACCCCACCATGACGGTGGGCGACCAGATCGCCGAGGCCATCCGGCTGCATCGGCGCGTGTCGTGGAAAGAGGCGCGGCGCCAGGCGCTGGCGGTGCTGGAAGAGGTCAAGATCCCCGCCGCCGCGCGCCGCTTCGGCGACTATCCGCACCAGTTTTCGGGCGGCATGCGCCAGCGCGTCATGATCGCCATGGCGCTGGCCTGCAAGCCGCGCGTGCTGCTGGCCGACGAGCCCACCACGGCGCTCGACGTGACCATCCAGGCGCAGATCCTGAGCCTGCTGTCGGACCTGAAAGAGGCGCACGGCATGGCCGTGCTGTTCATCACCCACAACCTGGGCGTGGTGGCGCAGATCGCCGACCGCGTCGCGGTGATGTATGCGGGCGAGGTGGTCGAGACCGCCGACGTGGATACGCTGTTCGCGCGGCCGACGCACCCCTACACCGAGGCGCTGCTGCGCGCCATGCCGCGGGTGGACGCCGACAACCAGGAACTGGAATCCATCCCCGGCGGCGTGCCGGCGATCACGGCCATGCCCGCCGGCTGCGCCTTCGCGCCGCGCTGCCGGCTCAGGCAGGCGCGCTGCGAGAGCAGCCGCCCGCCGCTGGCCGCCATCGGCCAGGGACACCAGGTGCGCTGCGTGGTGCGCGCCGAACCGTACAAGGACGTGGCATGA
- a CDS encoding ABC transporter permease, whose translation MSAIAAASPARPNALWQALSRNRLSWVGIGLLLLIVLAAVLAPWLAPHDPLQQNIAYRLEPPSAEFWLGTDSYGRDVLSRLIYGARVSLLVGFVAILIAMCIGSALGILAGYVGGLVDQLIMGLVDVLLSFPTLLLGLMVAAMLGASLENLIIAIAITEIAPFVRVARAPTIALKQRDFVEAGRALGYGPLRLMGVHILPNMVSDVVVLGSLWMASAIRTEASLSFIGLGVPPPAATWGGMIREGFENILDAWWLTVFPSVAILLTVLALNLLGDALRDAIDPKLRSERS comes from the coding sequence ATGAGCGCCATCGCCGCCGCTTCCCCCGCCCGCCCCAATGCATTGTGGCAGGCCCTGTCCCGCAACCGCCTGTCGTGGGTCGGCATCGGCCTGCTGCTGCTGATCGTGCTGGCCGCCGTGCTGGCGCCGTGGCTGGCGCCGCACGATCCGCTGCAGCAGAACATCGCCTACCGGCTGGAGCCACCCTCGGCCGAGTTCTGGCTCGGCACCGACAGCTACGGCCGCGACGTGCTGTCGCGCCTGATCTACGGCGCCCGCGTGTCGCTGCTGGTGGGTTTCGTCGCCATCCTGATCGCCATGTGCATCGGCTCGGCGCTCGGCATCCTGGCCGGCTACGTCGGCGGCCTGGTGGACCAACTGATCATGGGCCTGGTCGACGTGCTGCTGTCGTTCCCCACGCTGCTGCTGGGCCTGATGGTGGCCGCCATGCTCGGGGCCAGCCTGGAAAACCTGATCATCGCCATCGCCATCACCGAGATCGCGCCGTTCGTGCGGGTGGCGCGCGCGCCCACCATCGCGCTCAAGCAGCGTGACTTCGTCGAGGCGGGCAGGGCGCTGGGCTATGGCCCGCTGCGCCTGATGGGCGTGCACATCCTGCCCAACATGGTGTCCGACGTGGTGGTGCTGGGGTCGCTGTGGATGGCCTCGGCCATCCGCACCGAGGCCTCGCTCAGCTTCATCGGCCTGGGCGTGCCGCCACCGGCGGCCACCTGGGGCGGCATGATCCGCGAAGGCTTCGAGAACATCCTGGACGCCTGGTGGCTGACGGTGTTCCCCAGCGTCGCCATCCTGCTGACCGTGCTGGCGCTGAATCTGCTGGGCGACGCGCTGCGCGACGCCATCGACCCCAAGCTGCGTTCGGAGCGTTCATGA
- a CDS encoding ABC transporter permease — protein sequence MMRYAIKRLLLAIPTLLAMLTAVFILVRLVPGDPAAVMLGDQASAEALAALRLRLGLDLPTYVQYGRFLGDMLTGNFGVSMASGRTVLQEVALVLPWTLQLTAAAILIGVAFGLPLGIWAALRRNAWPDYLGRLLSLTGLSFPAFVSAILMLLVFAIQLRWFPVIGSGGGSDWGTQLRNLVLPAFNLGLIMMAYVMRVTRSSMLGVMGEDYVRTARAKGVRPWRLVVRHGLRNALIPIVTVVGLYFGTLIGNSVLTEIVFNRPGLGKLILGALNSRDYTLLQGLMVVFASCVIVVNLLTDLVYGLVDPRVKYQ from the coding sequence ATGATGCGCTATGCCATCAAGCGCCTGCTGCTGGCGATCCCCACGCTGCTGGCGATGCTGACCGCGGTCTTCATCCTGGTGCGCCTGGTGCCGGGCGACCCGGCCGCCGTCATGCTGGGCGACCAGGCCAGCGCCGAAGCCCTGGCCGCGCTGCGCCTGCGGCTGGGCCTGGACCTGCCGACCTACGTGCAGTACGGCCGCTTCCTGGGCGACATGCTGACGGGCAACTTCGGCGTCTCCATGGCCAGCGGCCGCACCGTGCTGCAGGAGGTGGCGCTGGTGCTGCCATGGACCCTGCAGCTGACGGCCGCCGCCATCCTGATCGGCGTGGCCTTCGGCCTGCCGCTGGGCATCTGGGCGGCGCTGCGCCGCAACGCCTGGCCCGACTATCTGGGCCGGCTGCTGTCGCTGACCGGGCTGTCGTTTCCCGCTTTCGTGTCGGCCATCCTGATGCTGCTGGTGTTCGCCATCCAGCTGCGCTGGTTCCCGGTGATCGGCAGCGGCGGCGGCAGCGACTGGGGCACGCAGCTGCGCAACCTGGTGCTGCCGGCCTTCAACCTGGGCCTGATCATGATGGCCTACGTCATGCGCGTGACGCGCTCATCCATGCTGGGCGTGATGGGCGAGGACTACGTGCGCACCGCCCGCGCCAAGGGCGTGCGGCCCTGGCGCCTGGTGGTGCGGCATGGCCTGCGCAATGCGCTGATCCCCATCGTCACCGTGGTGGGCCTGTACTTCGGCACGCTGATCGGCAACTCGGTGCTGACCGAGATCGTGTTCAACCGCCCCGGCCTGGGCAAGCTGATCCTGGGCGCCCTGAACAGCCGCGACTACACGCTGCTGCAGGGGCTGATGGTGGTGTTCGCGTCGTGCGTGATCGTCGTCAATCTGCTGACCGACCTGGTGTACGGGCTGGTCGATCCGAGGGTGAAATACCAATGA